The genomic region TTCGTAtagttgaaataaaaatgtcattaatttacaattagatCATTTGGTgatgtaaatatttttcttttttcatttatacAAATGGTATAAATACACTGCTTCGACGATAGAGTTTGTCCATATTTAAAGTATTATAACTCGGTGAGGAAAATGGTGCAATTAGGCGCATTTGAATGCCTCGCGTtgcgcgtcgcgcgtcgtcaaCAAATACCCAAGAAGAGGATCGCTACGGTacgagtatacatatgtatcttGGATGCATGATACAAAACGCGTAAAGTAGGCTCATGAATGACTCGAGGCAAAATTATCGCGGAGAGTCACGGAATCTGAGGTAGGCCTGGGATGGATTCGGGGTAGACGACTCTATTAGCGGATAATGTACGGTTTAGACCGGCCATAATTCTCcgacgcggcgcgcggcgctgcGGTCTAGTCGGAATCGGCTCTCTAGCTCGGTTCCTGCGCGAAAGGTATACTTGATTGACCTAGCCGGTGAATTGAATTCGCGGACTGTTACTGTTACCGTAAACCAGTCGGCATAGCGATTTAGACCGATCCATAATTTACGTGGAACGTAAGCACGGAGGATCGCGTGTAATTTGCAAGCGTTGTTTGATCCGAAGTGACCGGAGAGCACCAGCTGCGCGAGCTAGCGTACTACATGTACTCGtaagtacagggtgtataaaaagtaatggtctcCCGTCCTAGGGATGAATCTACACCTGAAAATTGCCGCaaaattctttttggcaaagaaaattgttgttaaagttttttcTATTTACATCAACAGCTTTTACACATCGAGAAGAGAAGAAGTTTGAAAGGAACCATATattatgtatgtcgtaaacAAATACTTATTAAGGTAAAAGCTGTTCGagcttttgcaaaatttgattgagtGGAGTTACGTATGTTGAGTCACGATTAGCACTCGCACGATTAtcttctgtctcatcgacacggtcaggtggactgtagtagtaggcttttatcTATGCATACAAACATAATATGTTATATTATAACATATGGTTTGGTATAACTCCActcaatgaaatttttcaaaaatttgaacAGCTTATATCTTAATAAGTATTTGTTTACGACATATGGTTCCTCTGAAACTTTTTCTCTCCTCGACGAgtagaaggtgttgatgtagaACCAAACttgaacaacaattttctgtggCATAAAGAATTTTGCGgcgagtttcttttacaaatatccaccgatccagaggtgtagattcacccctaggacggatggccattattttttatacACGCTGTACATATGAGGTTTCAGAGATGGCCGCAGTTCTAATAACACTGGCTGTATTTCGAGGTGTAAcggcggcgcagcgcggcgcggcgttcgtgTGCTACGATCAGTAGAAAATGGGgcagaaaaattttccaacaatgcaACCGTACGATACTGCGAAATACAGCACGCACAGTCATCCTATAATTTATTAGATCGATTTGTAGTTGCGTGAACCGTTACCGGAACGAGAGAGATCGGTGGACCCCGCGGTGTCCCATCGAGTCTCCATCGGTTCTCCACGGTGTCCGATTTTGCAGGGCGTGTTCCTGATGTACCTGTACGTGGGGAGCATAGCGGTGATCATCAGCATCTATATATGGGTGTTGGTGGACAGTTGCGGCGGCAGCCTCGGTAGCGGTGCCGGAGGCGTCGATGACGCGGAACTCGGTGGCACGTCTTTGACCAGGTTCGGCTCCCTGAAACGAGCTCACATCTCACGTTCCAGAACGGCGCCGACAAGCTTTTACATTCGGGTTGGGGCATTGCGTGAGTTTTCTTCAATTCGATCCAGTTCCATCGATCTAGAAGACTAACGAATAACTAACGAAAAAAACAACCGTGTCCTGGATAGTCTTCGGTCTGGCGACCCTCGTCTTCAATGGACTCGAGATAGCGATGCATTCGATGATGCAGGGTGCGGAATGTCTCAGCGACGTTGTCTTCGTGCATCCGGTTCTACATGGACTGTTCACCTTCCTGCAGATGCACTTCCTCTTTGTCAACTCTCAGGTTACAGCTTTAATCATTAATTTtcttcaatatatgtatatttctagGTGTGTTTCTTCTAGACACATTAAATAATCTTTAttccaaagaaaaagaaattccgTATTCTCataattcaaaaaattgtttgtttgtAGGTTTTGGTGGAAAGGTTCGGCCTAGCAGCGAGGTTCGGTTTCATTCATCTCGCGGCGACGAATATCGCCGTTTGGATACGATTGGTCATTTGGGATTCGGCACAAGAATGGACATACTTTGTTCACCTGGCGCAAAGAGGATTGCCCAATTCTGCGTCCCCGTTGAATCTTCGAGGTTTCCCCGAGTCTCTGATAAGACACCCTAGAGACCTGATAGGTCTGCTGCTATCGATTACTCGAAAAAATTTCTACAGTGGGGCCCCATTTATGTATCCAACAATCAAACTAACTGCTTCTCTATGTATAGAGGGAAGAGCAAAAGTTCTATCAACTTAATTGTAGCAGCTCGGAAACGATTTCATTATCTACTTTCACAATAtcaattagactgtggatttctatgtaaaataaagaatgtatttcttctttcaataattgtaccaagttgcaaataatgtaacagtattctgAAATTCTTCTAGAACGTCCTTAGATTTTTGTTGtccgttcatgaattttttcgagaaATAAATGGAGTCTCGCTGTAACCGTTAAATGTCTCGAGTCCACCGAGGAGACAGCAATATAGGCTGTAGCGATCTCGAAGATGAAATTGTTTGCTTCGAGGTCGTTCGCCCCTGCTCCTTCCTCGTGAAAGTGGTCTCGACTCGACTAGTCGAATGAGTTTAGCTCTGCCGTCTCTGTTCTCCAGGATAATGTGCAATGCTCGTCTTCTTCCAGATTACTCCTCCCCAGAGAAAGAGACCTTACATCCCTACCAGCCGATCTCGAACGAGCAAATCTCCCAGGTGATAGCTCTGCAAGAGTGCCTCAACACAAATGCCTTGGGTCAACTATGGACATCGAGCATGCCGTTCCTCTATCCGTTCATCGTGCAATTTAGGTATTtacagttttcgagaaaattcctCCAAAATATGTAGTAATTCTTCTTTCGAACTACTTGCATAAATTGTACGCAATCTGAGAATATCCTGAAATTGGTGCGACTCGCAACTAGCTAGAACTAGCTAGAATAAAATTCAATCGACAACTCCATCGTGTTCCAGCCTAATCGCCGCAGCAGTCACATTCGTGATGGGCCAGAACGTCGGCCGTAATCTTCTGCCGCACAAGCAAAAGTTCCACAGCAGCAAGGACCTAACGAGTCACACAAAAGTGGGCTGCGATGGGTCCAGCAAAGGCTTGTTCCTCGGCATCCTGTGCATGGTAGCCGGTATCGTGGTAATCCTGATCTTCCTGGTGGTCAGAGAGGACAAGAACTTCCCGTTGAACATTCTTTCCTGGCTAACCTGCGGCACTTTGATCAGCATCCTGACTCTGAGCACCTTGATGACTGCCAGTGGCTTGATCCAGGTCAGGCAGATGTCCGTTGTAACAAAAGCACCAGCAGCCCTGGACAGTTTACTATCCAACGTAGCATTGTTCGGCGTTCAACTGTACTCTGTGTTCACTATTGTGGTCACTGCTTGCTCCTTGGCCATACTGGACGACGAGACCGATGAAACTAAAAGGAGACACATCATGTTGCTAACTGCTTCCGTTTTACAACTGGTTCAGTGTTTTGCTCAGAGCACTTTGATCGCCGAAGCGTCCAAGAGGTCCTGTATCACGCGTTTCCAGATCATTGGGAAACCCGCTCGACAAGTGATCACATTCCTGCTCTTCAGCAACTCTGTTCTGTGGGCCTTTGATACCGTCGTCACTCAGAACTGGATCTCGCAGGAACTGCAATTGAGATTCTTTGGCGTGCTGGCTTGGGGGATTCTTTCGAGGATTGGTCTTCCGCTGTTGATCTTCTACCGGTTTCATAGTTGCGTGTTGCTGCTAGAAGCGTGGAACAAGTGTTATAGGATGCCCAGGGGAGAGCATCCGCTCAACTGACGACACAGAACGTCCCACTCTTGTTCCTCTAGGTTCGTAGACTCTTCGTTTCGTTGTGGAAGATTAGCGATCGGTTTGATCTGTTAACGGCAGACTAACTGCCTTTCGCTATGGTACCTTTTACTAAAGTATagtatttctataattaataaattcattaCGGGCAAGACAGGCTACGAATGAATTTGCACAGCCGATAAAACATTGAAACAACCTTCCAGGCTGCAGTCGAGGTTGCGTCGCTCCTGTTCGGAGCGATCCTACCACCGCAGAAAAGTGACGATCAACCTGCGTCCGGACACCGAATGGTCCCCGACCACGCCGCAGACCTCAAACACATTCTGCCCAAGCACGTTGACAATGGACACGGTGCATTTCGTTCCGATCGTGGACAATCGGCTCTACTTTGACCCGATCCCATTGATCCGCGTGATGAGCTTGGACCACGAGAGGAGGAAGCTGCGTCATCGccatcaccaccaccaccaccaccaccaccaacaCCAACACCAACACCAACACCACCATCAGCATCATCGTCGGCATCATCACAGGAAGCATCGTCGCGTCGTCAGCGATCCGGGCATGCGAAACTGGAGAGCAGCGAGTGAAAATACAAAACGACATCGCAGACTGTTCAGTTTCGACACTGGCATCGCCGGACCTTGGCAGGACACCGCGTTGCTCGAGGTGTCTCCTGCCGAGGATAACTGCAACGAGGACGCCCTATCTCCTGATGAGACGAACACGTCGACTTTTAGGAAAGTGCCATGGCATCCGAACTTGCACATGCTCAAGTTGAGGAGAACGTAGCGATAGAAACGCACACCTGGGTCGCTGAGAAAATTCGACGTGGACTGTGAATTGCGCTGGAGTACGATAGAGTTCAGATAGTTATCCAGGAGTGATCAGTGATCTCTCTTCTATTCTGAACCTTTTAATTGTATTCTATTATTTGTATATGAACTGTTGATTTGCTAATTCGATTTGGACAGTGGACGATTTTGGTGATTTCAAatcttcgcgcgcgcgcgcgcatacGAATTTCCCTTTGCATATTCTTCAAAAATTTGCAACACAATATGTATTGTGTAGTGGACAGCTATTATGATAATCAGCGTATTTTTGTTTGCGTTTTTCGGAAAACAGACCGCGAAAGAAGTCTTCCACGTGTCGTTTATCTacgtttatacatatgtattatatcAAAGCAAGCAACGGTTTTCAACGTGTTATCCATTCAAGATTTTGTTCTACCGCGTATCAACGTGGGTGACGATTATCTCGGAGAGTGCAATGCCTTATGGTTTTTTTTTTCACGTGCAATATTATCGTTTATAAGGACCTACGGGTAGGAATTTATTTATTCGCGCGGATTGTACGTCGCTGCTAGCCATCGAGGTCTCGTTACCTTTCACGATCATGGAATTCTCTTGATCGTTTTGTGGAGTTCGTGTGCATGTGATCGATGGACCAAGGGTTTTATGCGTACAGGATTGTCCGGAATTTAGTATTGTATAGCGTGTACCACATTTTAGTTTCTGTAAATTGCCGCGGTACCTATTTTCATCACGATGCAAAACGGTGATGGTTCGGTCAACAACGAGACCGAAGGTTCAACAAATTTCTTCAAATTGCTCAGCTTCTGGTTGTTAAATAGATCGTTGTTTTACAGTACTGAGAATATCCAAGCGTGCGAATAATAgctatcttaaaaaatattttcatccaAATAGATGATTCCTGTATCCGCGTAAATTTTCCGAAGTCTAATAGTAATTATCgcgttgtatatatatataaatattatatatttcttatGACACCTCGTAAGATTTCCTAGAACTCGGAACGTTAACGCAGAACTGTATTTATTAAAGTTATGTTGGTTAAGTTTTAACAGGCTTTTTCGAGTTGAACAACGTGAACAAGATAACTCCTTAAAACACTTAACATAGATTACAATACGCGTAGAAAACGTAATGTTAAGTAATAAATGATTGAAGAAGAAAAGGGTTTTTTATAGTTTTTGCCGTATCAACTGCTATTCGAAATCCCTAATTCTagtatgtatactgtataccaTGATCCTCTGTATCCCGTAAAAGGAGCAGGCTCCTGCATCTGCCGAAGGAACCTATCCGCAAATTCTAAATCGTAATGACATAAAACAGGTCTGTCCAAGTCACATTGTGGCCTCGTACTATTAGGGGCTTATTATAGATCGAGAAGCAGCCAATTTGGCCAGTAAACGTCACTCGTACACTTTTCCCGCTTTCGTTGCTCACTCAAAAATGTGTGCGTTCGTTCGTTCTAACCTCCTCTCTGCCAATaaaaaatgggagtggaaagtGGAAATGGATGTATTCCAACATTTATACATACAGGTATAATAGCTGTTAGCACATTGGCAGGttccaaatttttcaatttatggcGATTAAGATTGCAAAGATGCGTTCGTGGAGAACCATTCGATAAATTCATCTCTTCGACGGTGTATTATAACTAGACTTcaggttttatgcatttttggcaAAAATAACACGGAATAAAGAACAGCGAAGGTACATGTGAagcgaataaataaattctcaCTTACCCAACTCGCTTCTCGAAAATAACGTAAAGTAGTCGTTTTCAGTAGTCGTGAAACGAATCTGCGAAGTTCTCTTCAGAGATATAGCGTTAAATATGTAGTATAAAGCGTGTTAGATGGAGTTTTGTTTATCGGGTCCTCCGTAAAAATCGATGCAACGGCGGAATGCGATAGGTAAGAGGCAAGAGGGGATAGGATAAGAGGATGCGTAGATAAGGAGAAAGTGCGAGAACGAAGGGGAGAGAGCAAGCATTCGCGAGAACTTTTGCACGAGGGAGCACCACCTTATACGGCGGCGACCCGGGCTTCTAAATATAAAGGCGCCCGTCGTCCCGACGACGCTCTTCTCTGTCGGAGCGCACGCATTTCGCGTGCGAATCTCTTCTCTTTGCTCGTTCGCGATTCTCAGCCCCGTTCGCCTGCAATAAGAGGCCGCTGGAATCTAGCTGATACTTCATACTTCATACATACTACGTTGCGTCATGGGAAACAACGTGAAAAACACCTAACGCCCAGCATTCATCCCAATTCCCGCAGCCTCGTCAGACCAATTTTCGaacaagaaaaagagaaaacatCTAaccaaaatgaaaagaaaaaaaaacaaatatcgAAGCTCATTTAGTGAACTGTAAAATAATTATCCTGGGATCCTTGTACTCGATCCTTCCAAAGCGATGGATCCATAGATTTTGGATAAATCCGAGTGAATTCAGAAACCTGCCTACAAATCAACCATCATTTGCTTTTGTACGAAAACGAAACACCGATTAAGTACATTCCCTGTTTTCCTATGAAATTGTTCAATTTGTTTAATGGCGGAGACGAAAGTCGCGTCAAACAGAGATTCTGCAGACCTCGAACGATACTTCTCTAGCTCGCTTAGGGGGTTTGGACAGGTTCAAGTTCATTCTCATTGGTTTATTGTACGATTGCTCTCTTCGAAAACTAGTTTGATTATTGTTGGTTCTGCTCTTCGACGATCATCTTCGCGAACGTATTCAGAGAATCGGAGCGTTCTTCGGAGGGTTTCGATCGTGAAGCGAAGAACGCGAGGAACGTGTAGTCGTCCACATTGTGTTCGAGCGTGGGGTTGAATTGTTGTCGGAACGATTTGTAATTGCACGTTCCCGCCTATCGAGAGCGACAAACGAACACTCGTTTATTCGGGGCCTGAGAGGTTTACGCGGACGCCACTGAATCACCGAATCTTGATCTCCTATGATCCAGAGATACTGGTCTAAGAGTCGCAGTTTTAAAAATACCTCTTGGCAGCCCAGTTTTCTCGGGTTTGCAGGGTCTACCTGGCCGACAGACCGCAGAGACATTGACTAGTGATCTCGTACAAAGATCCTACATACGTTTCGACCTAGCCACCGCGTCATCGGCAACCTCGTTTCCTCTCATCGctcttttctcttttattttttacttatgACGAAAGTCGGCTATTTTTTCTCGCGCCACGCGAGTCCACATCTCGAAGCCGGAAGATGTGGTACGATCGAATTTCATGATTTCTCGGTGGTAGCGATGAATTATTGGTTTTACAGCGACAGGAGCATTCACACGAGTccgaaaatatacatatatgtgtgaTACGGGGACAAGGTCGTCTTGGAAATCGGAAGGAATTCAAATTTCACGCGGTCCTTAATTAAATGGAACCTTGAAGAGAGGAGCAGCATTAGCGAACCTCAAGGTCCCGTGCTTTATGCGACGAACTGACTGACAATGAGTCGCGAGGTGTGCGCGCCGTGTTTTTACTATTAACACGTTGACCTCAGTTTTGGCAGTCGCgaaatgtcggtgaaaaccAATGCAATTTGTTTCGGAAAATAGATAACAAGTCCGGATTCCTCGGATTGGGTTACCGGGTTCGTTCGATCATCGTTCGATCGTCGTCCGTTTCCAGATCATAAGCGAAACTTTATTATTACAACACGGTAACACAATTGTTTTCTGCGCTTTTGCGGTCATAATAGTTGACAGATAACCATAACGGATCCCAAGGTCTCTCAGGAATTTTCCTGTTCGCTGCACCCTCTTTGTATAAAACAGCTCAATCGAAAACTGCGAACGGTTCGCAAACAACCAAAGGATCCGAACGAAGGTTGCTTGTTCGCTCTATCGCCGTAACAATGCAAAGCCGAGCGATCAGCGAAGAATGGTCCCCTGTCTCCGACCTTCTGAAAGTCACTTGGTCTGGTCCCGCGTGTTCTCGGGAGAGGCTCCTCGGTTTAATTTTACCAGCCATTAGCCGCGAGTATACCGCGGCGTCGACagatcgagaaaatcgaggaatCACCAACGCGACGCACGACGCGCGACGAGAACGGAACAGAAAATCGAAAGAAACGAGGCCATCTCTGGCCCCGgatcaaattaaaaaagaacGGACCCACCGGCTAGACTCTAAAGACACCGACCCCGAACAGAAAAACCGTCGTTGTCGCTCGGACAGAGACGCGTCCTCGGACAGGAACGCTTATAGTCGCTGCAGCTTGCTTGTATAGCGAGTATAGTCGGCGCGGTGcaaccgtcgtcgtcgtcgtctactGGGATCAAGAAGTAGAGGGGCGTCTGTCGGGGTTTGGCGGTAGTGACAATGCCAGTTCCTCGCGGGCGAGTTGGAGTCGAAGGCGACTATCGAGTGAGACGAGCTGCCAGCCCTGGCTCATCGTGTAGTGCCTAGTGAAACGAGATGACGGGCTCGCGGCTGAGACCCGCGTTCTTCGTGGGCCTCTTCGTGgcccttctagccttacagggtGAGTGAAAGGTCCCCGAACCCCACCTTGGCTTCTAACATTCTTCGTAAGAGGAACCTGGGGTGACGTAATACCGAGCTGAACCGGACTGCCTGGAATTGCTCCagacacgaagagttcgttcgACGTTCATCAGCATCTAGCTAGGTCTAGTTAGCTATAGCCGACCTTCTACGATGATCTTTAAGGTTTCTACTCTTGGTGTGATTTATAAACAGGAAGTTTGAAAACTAGGGGTTCAAATTCAGTGAGGACATTTTATAATGTCCTTGTAATCTGATTCTTCTGGTACTCGCGGTTTGAACCGGAATCGTGTACATGGATTTCCAGCCTTGGTGCCGGTTTCAACTATTCAGCACCCTTCAGACCCATCTTTCTTGCTCCCATAGTTGAATCgaactctattttaatatgatctACAACAGAAAAAGTCTACGAAGCAGTGGTTGAATGTCGGCGAACACAACTTTCCTAGATAATGTCCTTGCCTCgccgctccgcgccgcgccgcgccggtttaaACTAGTTAGCTCCCTTGGACTCCAACTTCTAGCTACCCAGTAGATAGGCATGACTGAGTTCCAACAGTGATCTTCGTTGTCTGGACCTTCCATAGGCGTCATTTATAAATGAGAATTTTGAAAAGGTTGGAAGTCAATGGACATAACTTTTGATAACTCTTTTTGATAACTCGTGTGGTAATCTTGTGTTGCTAGTCTATTTATTTGACTGTTTCTTCGAGTAAGATTTCTTCCAGCTTGCAacaatttaataat from Lasioglossum baleicum chromosome 2, iyLasBale1, whole genome shotgun sequence harbors:
- the LOC143218137 gene encoding proton channel OtopLc — its product is MVAELSSIPFGNAQRKTATVGPERLRSSAKPKSRPRWIEAATREPIYSVLDNSETFADIASGSKRNIVVISAVKSEKQLEHPRKLIESKGAAVDRVTLTERESFEDEDPLYSVVKKPKRIQLSEPGSEKSKLNKIEQQVPKSTQEVRSRQEELKRWLQVASNQLPEPRRLFDLGEMYSNHLSEFDQLQADWKRNVCIPRGVVGLVGPYRVYQNPNERREYMLQEEELVEEVVDSVSQVAARENRLGEPHQEPHQRAKWRIREDDEDTLVPDIREIPGLEQEFTVENKETTEWKKIDDRTTVEYNRNEESRKIEEEPRSDADGILQGKEERAVDVPDEVSTVSTKSVKEKASNEQHDKDSLNETGSTTGGTVEGAPGGAPSRAERNTESETAAAETTRSSEPSRSFVTRLLSKGRSQSDLLDHSEPFSQLWVVLSNVYGQLVVVLMIALCLAEVMDTPVPLLSLQGVFLMYLYVGSIAVIISIYIWVLVDSCGGSLGSGAGGVDDAELGGTSLTRFGSLKRAHISRSRTAPTSFYIRVGALLFGLATLVFNGLEIAMHSMMQGAECLSDVVFVHPVLHGLFTFLQMHFLFVNSQVLVERFGLAARFGFIHLAATNIAVWIRLVIWDSAQEWTYFVHLAQRGLPNSASPLNLRGFPESLIRHPRDLIDYSSPEKETLHPYQPISNEQISQVIALQECLNTNALGQLWTSSMPFLYPFIVQFSLIAAAVTFVMGQNVGRNLLPHKQKFHSSKDLTSHTKVGCDGSSKGLFLGILCMVAGIVVILIFLVVREDKNFPLNILSWLTCGTLISILTLSTLMTASGLIQVRQMSVVTKAPAALDSLLSNVALFGVQLYSVFTIVVTACSLAILDDETDETKRRHIMLLTASVLQLVQCFAQSTLIAEASKRSCITRFQIIGKPARQVITFLLFSNSVLWAFDTVVTQNWISQELQLRFFGVLAWGILSRIGLPLLIFYRFHSCVLLLEAWNKCYRMPRGEHPLN